The genomic region TGTCAGGGCCAAGCTTTGCTGGGGAAACGGAAACTTTCCTTTACGTGAATAAGGTGGACCTTCCCTTTTACGTGAAGCAAGCGTGGGCAAGTTACTTTAATCCCAGGTCGTTGGCGTACAGGATTGCCCAGGGAATGCCGTTGGAGATTGCTGTCCTCGTACAGGAGATGGTAAACCCAGAGTCGGCCGGAACAGCTTTCACAATTCATCCAGTAACTGGAAATCCAAACTGGGTAGTGATCGAATCCTCTTGGGGATTGGGACAGGCAGTGACCAGGGGATTGGTCACGCCAGATCGTTTCGTGTTACCTAAAAGGGATAGAATAATAGTCGAGAAAAGCATAGGGCATAAACACGTAATGCTGAAATTTGACCCCAGGTTTGGGGGGATAAGGGAGATTCCCCTGGGAGGAAAGGCCATGGAACCTAGCCTGAGCGATGAGAAGGCCATAGAGCTGGCCAATCTATCCCTGAGGATAGAGGAGTTCTTCGGGAGACATGTTAACCTGGAGTGGGCACTTCAGGATAACAAGCTGTATA from Metallosphaera sedula DSM 5348 harbors:
- a CDS encoding PEP/pyruvate-binding domain-containing protein, with the translated sequence MVRSVGRKAAYLGELTRMGIRVPWGFVITRSAFRRFMEINRDKISDALKGVNLEDPRDLERRYETIKEIMTQTEIPLDISLEIEHFSREISTDLVAVRPTITSSMSGPSFAGETETFLYVNKVDLPFYVKQAWASYFNPRSLAYRIAQGMPLEIAVLVQEMVNPESAGTAFTIHPVTGNPNWVVIESSWGLGQAVTRGLVTPDRFVLPKRDRIIVEKSIGHKHVMLKFDPRFGGIREIPLGGKAMEPSLSDEKAIELANLSLRIEEFFGRHVNLEWALQDNKLYILEVRGVKTMWEEI